In Synechocystis sp. PCC 6714, the following are encoded in one genomic region:
- the rpsR gene encoding 30S ribosomal protein S18, with amino-acid sequence MNYYRKRLSPLPPNQPIDYKDTELLRKFITERGKILPRRITGLTAKQQRDLTTAVKRSRLVALLPFVNKEI; translated from the coding sequence ATGAACTACTACCGTAAACGCCTTTCTCCCCTCCCCCCTAATCAGCCCATCGACTATAAAGACACAGAACTGTTGCGTAAATTCATCACCGAGCGCGGTAAGATTTTGCCCCGACGCATCACCGGTTTAACTGCTAAGCAACAACGGGATTTGACCACCGCCGTGAAACGCTCCCGTTTGGTGGCTCTGTTGCCTTTTGTCAATAAAGAAATTTAA
- the fusB gene encoding elongation factor G variant FusB has product MEKDLTRYRNIGIFAHVDAGKTTTTERILKLTGRIHKLGEVHEGESTMDFMEQEAERGITIQSAATSCFWKEHQLNIIDTPGHVDFTIEVYRSLKVLDGGVGVFCGSGGVEPQSETNWRYANDSKVARLIYINKLDRTGADFYRVVKQVETVLGAKPLVMTLPIGTENDFVGVVDILTEKAYIWDDSGDPEKYQITDIPADMVDDVATYREMLIETAVEQDDELMEKYLEGEEISIDDIKRCIRIGTRKLDFFPTYGGSSFKNKGVQLVLDAVVDYLPNPKEVPPQPEVDLEGEETGKFAIVDPEAPLRALAFKIMDDRFGALTFTRIYSGTLSKGDTVLNTATGKTERIGRLVEMHADSREEIESAQAGDIVAIVGMKNVQTGHTLCDPKNPATLEPMVFPDPVISIAIKPKKKGMDEKLGMALSKMVQEDPSFQVETDEESGETIIKGMGELHLDIKMDILKRTHGVEVEMGKPQVAYRESITQQVSDTYVHKKQSGGSGQYAKIDYIVEPGEPGSGFQFESKVTGGNVPREYWPAVQKGFDQSVVKGVLAGYPVVDLKVTLTDGGFHPVDSSAIAFEIAAKAGYRQSLPKAKPQILEPIMAVDVFTPEDHMGDVIGDLNRRRGMIKSQETGPMGVRVKADVPLSEMFGYIGDLRTMTSGRGQFSMVFDHYAPCPTNVAEEVIKEAKERQAAA; this is encoded by the coding sequence ATGGAAAAAGATCTCACTCGTTACCGCAATATTGGTATTTTCGCCCACGTAGATGCGGGTAAAACCACCACCACCGAACGGATTTTGAAATTAACCGGGAGAATCCATAAACTCGGCGAGGTACACGAAGGCGAATCCACCATGGACTTCATGGAGCAAGAAGCGGAGCGGGGCATCACTATCCAATCGGCGGCCACCAGTTGTTTTTGGAAAGAGCATCAACTAAATATCATTGACACCCCTGGCCACGTGGACTTCACCATTGAAGTTTACCGCTCCCTCAAAGTACTGGATGGCGGTGTGGGGGTATTTTGTGGTTCCGGTGGTGTGGAGCCTCAGTCGGAAACCAACTGGCGCTATGCCAACGATTCCAAAGTTGCTCGTTTGATTTATATCAATAAGCTTGATCGTACTGGAGCAGATTTCTATCGGGTGGTAAAACAGGTGGAAACGGTGCTGGGGGCTAAACCCCTGGTGATGACTCTGCCCATCGGTACGGAAAATGACTTCGTTGGTGTGGTGGATATTCTGACGGAAAAAGCCTATATTTGGGATGATTCCGGCGATCCCGAAAAATATCAAATCACCGATATTCCCGCTGACATGGTGGACGATGTGGCCACCTACCGGGAAATGCTGATCGAAACAGCGGTGGAACAGGACGATGAGCTAATGGAAAAATACCTGGAAGGGGAAGAAATTAGCATCGACGATATCAAGCGTTGTATTCGTATCGGTACCCGCAAGTTAGACTTTTTCCCGACCTATGGTGGTTCCTCCTTTAAAAATAAAGGGGTGCAACTGGTGCTAGATGCCGTGGTGGATTATTTGCCCAACCCGAAGGAAGTGCCGCCCCAACCGGAAGTGGATTTGGAAGGGGAAGAAACTGGGAAGTTTGCCATTGTCGACCCGGAAGCTCCCCTACGGGCCCTGGCGTTCAAAATTATGGACGACCGCTTTGGTGCTTTGACCTTCACCCGGATCTATTCCGGTACCCTGAGCAAAGGGGACACTGTGCTCAACACCGCCACCGGCAAAACGGAACGCATTGGCCGCTTGGTGGAGATGCACGCCGATTCCCGGGAAGAAATTGAATCTGCCCAGGCTGGGGACATTGTGGCGATCGTGGGGATGAAAAACGTGCAAACGGGCCACACCCTCTGTGACCCCAAAAATCCGGCCACGTTGGAGCCCATGGTCTTCCCTGACCCGGTAATTTCCATTGCCATCAAACCAAAGAAAAAAGGCATGGACGAAAAATTGGGCATGGCCCTGAGCAAAATGGTGCAGGAAGACCCCTCCTTCCAGGTGGAAACCGACGAAGAAAGCGGTGAAACCATTATTAAAGGCATGGGGGAATTGCACTTGGATATCAAAATGGATATTCTCAAACGCACCCACGGTGTGGAAGTGGAAATGGGTAAACCTCAGGTAGCCTACCGGGAATCCATTACCCAACAGGTGTCGGACACCTATGTCCATAAGAAGCAGTCCGGTGGTTCTGGTCAGTATGCCAAAATTGACTACATCGTGGAGCCTGGGGAGCCCGGTTCTGGCTTCCAGTTTGAGTCTAAGGTTACCGGTGGTAACGTGCCCCGGGAATATTGGCCCGCAGTGCAAAAAGGTTTTGACCAGAGTGTGGTTAAAGGGGTTTTGGCCGGCTATCCTGTGGTAGACCTCAAGGTTACCCTCACGGACGGTGGCTTCCACCCCGTGGACTCTTCGGCGATCGCCTTTGAAATTGCCGCTAAGGCTGGTTACCGTCAGAGCTTGCCCAAAGCCAAGCCCCAAATTTTGGAACCGATCATGGCGGTGGATGTGTTCACCCCGGAAGACCATATGGGAGATGTCATCGGCGATTTGAATCGTCGTCGGGGCATGATCAAATCTCAGGAAACTGGCCCCATGGGGGTGCGAGTAAAAGCGGATGTGCCTTTGAGCGAAATGTTCGGCTACATCGGTGATTTACGCACCATGACTTCGGGTCGCGGTCAGTTTTCCATGGTGTTTGATCACTATGCTCCCTGCCCCACCAACGTGGCCGAGGAAGTAATCAAAGAAGCCAAGGAACGACAAGCCGCCGCTTAA
- the acsF gene encoding magnesium-protoporphyrin IX monomethyl ester (oxidative) cyclase produces MVSTSLPTQLETIRPGIKAPVKETLLTPRFYTTDFDKVANMVLTLQDEEIEAALEELRADYNRHHFVRNDDFKRSFDHIDGTTRLAFIDFLERSCTSEFSGFLLFKELSRRLKGRSPKLAEAFALLARDEARHAGFINKAMADFGLSLDLRYLTQKRTYTFFPPEWVIYTVYLSEKIGYWRYILMFRHLEKNPDHNIYPLFNYFECWCQDENRHGDFFKALLRSQTALWKTWQSRLWARFFLLTVFVTHTLTVFERTDFYQSVGLDAKQYNIDVVKNTNETAARAFPEVLDTDNPRFFPRLEACAAANEKLTAIANGDSPKLVKFCQKLPWITVIIWQMLCIFLQKPVNAEARRGVVC; encoded by the coding sequence ATGGTATCCACCTCCCTCCCGACTCAGTTAGAAACCATTCGCCCCGGCATCAAAGCCCCTGTTAAAGAAACCCTGCTCACCCCCCGTTTCTACACCACCGATTTTGATAAAGTTGCCAATATGGTGTTGACTCTCCAGGATGAGGAAATTGAAGCGGCGTTGGAGGAGTTGCGGGCGGATTACAATCGCCACCATTTTGTGCGTAATGATGACTTTAAACGTAGTTTTGATCACATTGATGGCACTACTCGCCTAGCATTTATTGATTTTTTAGAACGGTCTTGTACGTCTGAATTTTCTGGTTTTCTACTGTTTAAGGAATTATCCCGCCGTCTTAAGGGTCGTAGCCCCAAATTAGCAGAAGCTTTTGCCCTATTGGCTAGGGATGAAGCTCGCCACGCCGGTTTTATTAACAAGGCCATGGCGGATTTTGGTCTTTCCCTCGATTTACGTTATCTAACCCAGAAACGAACCTATACTTTCTTTCCACCGGAATGGGTAATTTACACTGTTTATTTGTCGGAAAAAATTGGTTACTGGCGTTATATTTTAATGTTCCGCCATCTGGAAAAAAATCCTGATCACAATATTTATCCCCTGTTTAACTATTTTGAATGTTGGTGTCAAGATGAAAATCGCCACGGGGACTTTTTTAAAGCTTTACTCCGTTCCCAAACCGCCCTCTGGAAAACCTGGCAATCCCGACTCTGGGCTCGCTTTTTCCTTTTGACTGTATTTGTCACCCATACTTTGACCGTGTTTGAACGGACAGATTTTTATCAATCCGTCGGCCTAGACGCCAAGCAATACAACATTGATGTGGTGAAAAACACCAATGAGACCGCCGCTCGAGCTTTTCCAGAAGTTCTGGACACGGATAATCCCCGATTTTTTCCCCGTCTAGAAGCCTGTGCCGCCGCCAATGAAAAACTAACGGCGATCGCCAATGGTGACTCCCCTAAATTAGTTAAATTTTGCCAAAAATTGCCCTGGATTACTGTAATTATTTGGCAAATGCTCTGTATCTTTTTGCAAAAACCAGTCAATGCAGAAGCCCGTCGGGGTGTGGTGTGCTAA
- a CDS encoding heme oxygenase (biliverdin-producing), with product MTTLAQKLRHGTQQSHTLAENTAYMKCFLKGIVEREPFRQLLANLYYVYSTLEGALRLNRDNAIISEIYFPELNRTDNLAEDLAYYYGPNWEREIQPTPCGKIYVDRLKALAKGDPKLLIAHCYTRYLGDLSGGQSLKNIIRSALQLPEGKGTAMYEFDSLPTPVARRQFKEMYRDALNSLPLDEATMDCIVEEANYAFALNRDVMHDLESLIRTAIGEHTFDLLTRQDRPGSTEAQSTAGHPVALMVGE from the coding sequence ATGACTACCCTTGCCCAGAAACTTCGTCACGGTACCCAACAGTCCCACACCCTGGCGGAAAATACAGCCTATATGAAATGCTTCCTCAAAGGTATTGTAGAACGGGAACCCTTTCGTCAATTATTAGCCAATTTATATTACGTTTACAGCACGTTAGAGGGCGCATTACGACTAAATCGAGATAATGCAATTATTAGCGAAATTTATTTTCCTGAGCTGAATCGCACCGATAATTTGGCCGAGGATTTAGCCTACTATTATGGTCCCAACTGGGAACGGGAAATTCAGCCAACCCCCTGCGGCAAAATTTATGTTGATCGACTTAAAGCCCTTGCCAAAGGCGACCCTAAATTACTCATTGCCCATTGCTACACCCGATATTTAGGTGATTTATCCGGTGGTCAAAGCTTAAAAAATATTATCCGTTCTGCCTTGCAATTGCCGGAGGGAAAAGGCACCGCCATGTACGAATTTGATAGTTTGCCTACTCCGGTTGCGCGCCGTCAGTTTAAAGAAATGTACCGTGATGCTTTGAATAGTTTGCCCTTAGATGAAGCAACCATGGATTGCATTGTGGAAGAAGCTAATTATGCCTTTGCCCTCAATCGGGACGTGATGCATGACCTAGAAAGTTTAATCCGAACGGCGATCGGGGAACACACCTTTGACTTATTAACTCGTCAGGATCGTCCTGGTAGCACGGAAGCCCAAAGCACTGCTGGCCATCCTGTAGCCTTAATGGTGGGGGAATAG
- the hemN gene encoding oxygen-independent coproporphyrinogen III oxidase, translated as MNTAFPAIEFNAELLNKYNQGIPRYTSYPPATELTPEFDLSDFRAAINLGNYKKTPLSLYCHIPFCAKACYFCGCNTIITQHKPAVDPYLKAVEKQIAMVAPLLDKHRPVQQLHWGGGTPNYLSLEQAEFLFTTITNAFPLAENAEVSIEVNPCYIDRDYIFALRQLGFNRISFGIQDFNHQVQEAVNRIQPEAMLFEVMNWIREANFDSVNVDLIYGLPHQNLVTFRETLRKTAQLNPDRIAVFNFAYVPWLKPVQKKMPEAALPPAAEKLKIMQATITDLTEQGYFFIGMDHFAKPNDELAIAQQQGELHRNFQGYTTQPESDLLGFGITSISMLQDVYAQNHKTLKSFYNALDRQEIPIEKGFKLSQDDLIRRTVIKELMCQFKLSAQELEDKYNLGFDCDFNDYFAKELTALDVLEADGLLRRLGDGLEVTPRGRILIRNIAAVFDTYLQSKQQQQMFSKAI; from the coding sequence ATGAATACCGCATTTCCTGCCATCGAATTTAATGCTGAATTATTAAATAAATATAACCAAGGCATTCCCCGCTACACTAGCTATCCTCCAGCCACAGAATTGACTCCGGAATTTGATCTCAGTGATTTTAGGGCAGCCATCAACCTGGGCAATTATAAAAAAACGCCCCTATCGCTCTATTGTCACATTCCTTTCTGTGCCAAAGCTTGTTATTTTTGCGGTTGCAATACCATCATTACCCAACATAAACCAGCGGTGGATCCCTACCTCAAAGCAGTGGAAAAACAAATTGCTATGGTGGCACCTTTACTAGATAAACACAGACCGGTCCAACAATTACACTGGGGTGGTGGTACACCTAATTATCTCAGTTTGGAGCAAGCAGAATTTTTATTCACTACCATCACTAATGCTTTTCCGCTGGCAGAAAATGCTGAAGTTTCCATTGAAGTGAATCCCTGTTATATAGACAGAGATTATATTTTTGCACTGCGTCAATTGGGATTTAATCGCATTAGTTTTGGCATCCAAGATTTTAATCATCAAGTACAGGAAGCGGTTAATCGAATTCAACCGGAAGCTATGTTATTTGAGGTAATGAATTGGATTCGGGAAGCTAATTTTGACAGCGTCAATGTCGATTTAATTTATGGTTTGCCCCATCAAAACCTCGTTACATTCCGAGAGACTTTGCGTAAAACAGCTCAGCTTAATCCTGACCGCATTGCTGTGTTTAATTTTGCCTATGTGCCCTGGCTCAAACCGGTACAAAAGAAAATGCCAGAGGCGGCCCTTCCCCCAGCAGCGGAAAAGCTAAAAATTATGCAAGCTACCATTACTGATTTAACTGAACAAGGCTACTTTTTCATTGGCATGGATCATTTTGCCAAACCTAATGACGAGCTGGCGATCGCCCAACAACAGGGGGAATTGCACCGTAACTTTCAGGGTTATACTACCCAACCAGAATCGGATTTGTTAGGTTTTGGCATCACTTCCATCAGCATGTTGCAGGATGTATATGCCCAAAATCATAAAACATTAAAATCTTTTTATAATGCCCTAGACCGTCAGGAAATTCCCATTGAAAAAGGCTTTAAACTGAGTCAAGATGACTTGATTCGTCGTACTGTAATCAAAGAGTTAATGTGTCAATTTAAGCTCTCTGCCCAGGAATTAGAAGACAAGTATAACCTTGGTTTTGATTGTGACTTTAACGACTATTTCGCCAAAGAATTAACTGCCTTAGATGTCCTAGAAGCTGATGGTTTACTGCGTAGGTTGGGAGATGGGTTAGAAGTTACACCCCGGGGTCGGATTTTAATTCGTAACATTGCCGCTGTGTTTGATACCTATCTGCAAAGTAAGCAACAACAGCAGATGTTTTCCAAAGCTATTTAG
- a CDS encoding EI24 domain-containing protein: MGFFKGFTYPLRTFKILRETPGLLVYIIIPLIINISLGVLLYWQLLNLGNDSVDILRDYAQDWVELLSQRIPQILPYILPILKFIFFLYIWLIRLLLLVIAGFLLSQVGGLLGSPWYSVLSEKLEKKLLGKLTIQEVGLLQDIKRALAFELKKIVLLIIFTIIGFSTNLLPAFGTPLATLVGISSTSLLTCLDFFDPPLERRRLRFRRKLLLIFQSLPLSAGFALASLVWVSIPLVNLVTIPFCVTAGTLFFCEEIYPRFFQSQEEIEVEVK, from the coding sequence ATGGGATTTTTCAAAGGCTTTACTTATCCACTCCGCACATTCAAAATTCTACGTGAAACTCCAGGATTACTAGTTTATATTATTATTCCTTTAATTATTAATATTAGCCTAGGTGTGTTACTTTATTGGCAACTATTAAATCTAGGCAATGATAGTGTTGATATACTACGTGATTATGCCCAGGATTGGGTTGAGCTTTTAAGCCAACGTATCCCTCAAATACTGCCTTATATCTTACCAATACTAAAATTTATCTTTTTTCTTTATATCTGGCTAATACGCTTACTATTGCTAGTTATTGCGGGATTTTTGCTTTCCCAAGTGGGGGGATTATTAGGTTCCCCTTGGTATAGCGTCTTATCAGAAAAGCTGGAAAAAAAATTGCTAGGTAAATTAACCATTCAGGAAGTGGGATTGTTACAGGACATCAAACGGGCTTTGGCTTTTGAACTGAAAAAAATAGTTTTATTAATTATTTTTACCATTATTGGTTTTTCCACTAACCTCCTGCCTGCATTTGGTACTCCCCTTGCCACATTAGTAGGCATTAGTTCTACATCTTTATTAACTTGCTTAGATTTTTTTGACCCTCCCCTCGAACGCCGCCGTCTCAGGTTTCGTCGTAAGTTACTATTGATTTTTCAATCTTTACCCCTGAGTGCTGGCTTTGCCCTAGCAAGTTTAGTTTGGGTCAGCATTCCTCTGGTTAACTTAGTAACTATTCCTTTTTGTGTTACCGCGGGTACTTTATTTTTCTGCGAAGAAATTTACCCCCGTTTTTTCCAATCCCAGGAAGAAATAGAAGTGGAGGTAAAATAA
- a CDS encoding anthranilate synthase component I, with the protein MASITHCPGRLVSAGNLGSILGRSGSVGRHGLMAHPIADLREMALQEPQPWHWDCLPLQGRTGSAVFSKLFGEGSIATLLESPYPPSPDYPHLGRYSLCAGPPRKGRLLTPRLQEIFSVLNQLFRFNHNVNLTENIPDHLPFHGGWLGWLGYDTAWAIEKLPYLKADDLPFPVAYWYEPENFAILDHQEQLLWLATTDRGQIKLFQTQLAEEDNLISQPQFPPLNLTYTTDQNQYEAMVNQAKQYIKAGDIFQANLTLRFIAKSEQKLNSWQVYEHLQTINPSPFASYWRSPWGDVVSCSPERLVKLEKNIAQTRPIAGTRPRGKNLDEDEQLRRELLVNKKELAEHIMLVDLERNDLGRVCTWGTVEVDELLAIERYSHVSHLVSNVRGILQPGKTGVDLVKALFPGGTITGCPKVRCLEIIEELEPVRRSLFYGSCGYWDQRGNLDLNILIRTLLFTPGQVTGQVGAGIVADSDPTKEWLESLQKAKALLAALEGV; encoded by the coding sequence ATGGCATCAATTACGCATTGTCCGGGCAGATTGGTTAGTGCTGGGAACCTTGGTTCTATTTTGGGGCGCTCGGGTAGTGTGGGGAGGCATGGCCTAATGGCGCACCCTATAGCGGATCTCCGGGAGATGGCCCTGCAGGAACCGCAACCTTGGCACTGGGATTGTTTACCCTTACAAGGTCGTACTGGCAGTGCAGTGTTCAGTAAATTGTTTGGCGAGGGAAGCATTGCCACTTTGCTGGAAAGTCCCTACCCCCCTTCGCCGGATTATCCCCATCTAGGGCGTTATTCCCTCTGTGCCGGCCCACCAAGAAAGGGTCGATTATTGACCCCTAGGTTGCAAGAAATTTTTAGCGTCTTAAATCAACTTTTTCGATTTAATCATAATGTAAATTTGACAGAAAATATTCCCGATCATCTGCCATTTCATGGTGGTTGGTTGGGGTGGCTAGGTTACGATACCGCCTGGGCCATAGAAAAATTACCTTATTTAAAGGCTGACGATTTACCTTTTCCTGTGGCTTATTGGTACGAACCTGAAAATTTTGCGATTTTAGATCACCAAGAACAATTATTGTGGTTGGCCACCACCGACCGGGGACAAATTAAGCTTTTTCAAACTCAGTTAGCCGAGGAAGATAACTTAATTTCACAGCCCCAATTTCCCCCATTAAATTTGACTTACACCACTGACCAAAATCAATATGAAGCCATGGTCAACCAAGCGAAACAATACATTAAAGCGGGGGATATTTTCCAAGCTAATTTAACACTACGTTTCATTGCTAAAAGTGAGCAAAAACTCAACAGTTGGCAGGTCTATGAACATCTACAAACTATCAATCCTTCCCCCTTCGCTAGTTACTGGCGATCGCCGTGGGGAGATGTGGTTAGTTGTTCACCGGAAAGATTAGTGAAACTAGAGAAAAATATTGCCCAAACCAGACCCATTGCCGGCACCAGGCCCAGGGGAAAAAATTTGGACGAAGATGAACAATTACGGCGGGAACTATTGGTCAATAAAAAAGAATTGGCAGAACATATCATGCTAGTTGATTTAGAGCGCAATGACCTCGGGCGGGTCTGCACCTGGGGCACGGTGGAAGTAGATGAGCTATTGGCGATCGAACGTTACAGCCATGTGTCCCATTTAGTTAGTAACGTAAGGGGAATTTTACAACCAGGCAAAACCGGAGTGGATTTAGTCAAAGCCCTTTTTCCCGGTGGCACCATTACTGGCTGTCCCAAGGTGCGTTGTCTAGAAATTATCGAAGAATTAGAACCAGTGCGACGGAGTTTGTTTTATGGTTCCTGCGGCTATTGGGATCAACGGGGTAACTTAGATTTAAATATTCTTATTCGCACCCTTTTATTCACCCCTGGACAAGTAACAGGACAAGTAGGAGCGGGCATTGTGGCCGATAGTGATCCAACTAAGGAATGGTTAGAATCATTGCAAAAAGCCAAGGCTTTATTGGCAGCATTGGAGGGAGTATAA
- a CDS encoding energy-coupling factor transporter transmembrane protein EcfT, with amino-acid sequence MDLMRSLPIGLYLENPVTWLHRLDPRVKLAWLMSFLLAPVLANAVWRIGIVVFLIVLTLGVRIPWRVWKQQMGLLVFFSGLIFLLTTFSPDGFTVLGQPRSPASEITVPTTPYQYVLFEWGKLLVTRRSLELGIRISTLIFTLVYSTNLYLLTTAPEEITAGLEELMSPLRRFKLPITEITLILTLALRFIPLVMEEIQNLFRSIRTRAINWKKLGIKRSAQIWILVVERLLENLLLRAEQIAIAMEVRGFTSPNEHQVQWHQLRIVRADWLVLGTLVLFWGARVVWGGMA; translated from the coding sequence ATGGACTTGATGCGGTCTTTACCCATCGGCTTATATTTGGAAAATCCGGTGACATGGTTGCACCGCCTTGACCCCAGGGTAAAGCTGGCTTGGCTGATGAGCTTTTTGTTAGCCCCAGTGCTAGCGAACGCTGTTTGGCGCATCGGCATTGTTGTTTTTTTAATAGTCCTAACCCTAGGGGTTCGTATTCCTTGGCGGGTATGGAAGCAACAAATGGGACTATTGGTGTTTTTTTCCGGTCTAATTTTTCTGTTAACCACCTTCAGCCCCGACGGTTTTACTGTGTTGGGGCAACCCCGATCGCCAGCTAGTGAAATCACTGTTCCCACCACCCCCTATCAGTACGTCTTGTTTGAATGGGGCAAACTGTTAGTAACCCGTCGCTCTTTGGAGTTGGGTATTCGCATTAGCACCTTAATTTTTACCCTAGTTTACAGCACTAACCTATATCTACTTACCACTGCCCCGGAGGAAATTACCGCGGGGTTAGAAGAGTTGATGTCCCCCCTGCGACGTTTTAAATTGCCCATTACAGAAATTACCTTAATTCTGACTTTGGCTCTACGCTTTATTCCTTTAGTAATGGAAGAAATTCAAAATCTTTTTCGATCCATTCGTACCAGAGCCATTAATTGGAAAAAATTAGGCATTAAACGCAGCGCTCAAATTTGGATTTTAGTGGTGGAAAGGTTACTAGAAAATCTTTTACTGCGGGCAGAGCAGATAGCGATCGCCATGGAAGTGCGGGGCTTTACCAGTCCCAATGAGCATCAGGTGCAATGGCATCAATTACGCATTGTCCGGGCAGATTGGTTAGTGCTGGGAACCTTGGTTCTATTTTGGGGCGCTCGGGTAGTGTGGGGAGGCATGGCCTAA
- a CDS encoding ABC transporter ATP-binding protein, producing MTVAYSSPIAPASLDQSVLRVQDIGKTFRGQSAPVLKKISFSLASGEILGLLGPSGCGKTTLLRIIAGFETPTSGTVHLEGDCVSGDHCLTPPEQRQTGMVFQDYALFPHLTIADNIAFGLRHRSQNLKRQQIQARIAEVLHLVGLTGLEKRYPHELSGGQQQRIALARALAPKPNLILLDEPLSNLDVQVRQRLRHEIRHILKATGTAAIFVTHDQEEAMAISDRIGVMYRGNLEQIGTPEEIYRSPASRFVAEFVTQANFVPARREGEFWSTEFGQWSLSFQDIQPELPSTGEIMLREEEIELSPASDGPVVISDRQFLGREYRYCLETAAGRQIHARTSLQTVIPVGSKVNLTLTNPSPPIFVHA from the coding sequence ATGACAGTAGCCTACTCCTCCCCCATTGCCCCCGCCTCCCTAGACCAATCTGTTTTAAGGGTACAGGACATAGGTAAAACCTTTCGAGGGCAATCGGCTCCGGTGCTCAAGAAAATCAGTTTTAGCTTAGCATCGGGGGAAATTCTCGGGCTTCTGGGACCATCGGGCTGTGGCAAGACGACTTTGTTGAGAATCATTGCAGGCTTTGAAACCCCCACCAGTGGCACCGTTCATTTGGAGGGGGACTGTGTTTCTGGAGACCATTGCCTGACCCCCCCCGAACAACGACAAACGGGCATGGTTTTTCAGGATTACGCCCTTTTTCCCCACCTCACCATTGCCGATAACATTGCTTTTGGTTTGCGTCACAGATCCCAAAACTTGAAACGTCAGCAGATCCAAGCCCGCATTGCCGAAGTGCTGCATTTAGTCGGACTTACAGGTTTGGAGAAACGCTATCCCCATGAACTGTCCGGCGGCCAGCAACAACGCATTGCCCTAGCCCGAGCCCTGGCACCAAAACCCAACTTAATTCTGTTGGATGAACCCCTGAGTAATCTGGATGTGCAGGTACGCCAAAGGTTACGACACGAAATTCGCCATATTCTCAAGGCTACAGGCACCGCCGCCATTTTTGTCACCCATGACCAGGAAGAAGCCATGGCCATTTCCGACCGCATTGGGGTGATGTATCGGGGTAATTTAGAGCAAATTGGCACTCCGGAGGAAATTTACCGATCGCCAGCGTCCCGGTTTGTGGCGGAATTTGTCACCCAGGCTAATTTTGTCCCGGCCCGACGGGAAGGAGAATTCTGGTCTACGGAGTTTGGCCAATGGTCTTTATCTTTTCAGGATATCCAGCCGGAACTACCTTCAACGGGGGAGATTATGTTGCGGGAAGAGGAAATTGAGCTCAGCCCCGCCAGTGATGGGCCTGTGGTTATCAGCGATCGCCAATTTCTTGGTCGAGAGTATCGCTACTGTTTAGAAACTGCCGCTGGCCGGCAAATCCATGCCCGCACTTCTTTACAGACAGTAATTCCGGTGGGCAGTAAGGTTAATTTAACCCTAACGAATCCTTCCCCCCCCATATTTGTCCATGCTTAG